One Rhea pennata isolate bPtePen1 chromosome 3, bPtePen1.pri, whole genome shotgun sequence DNA segment encodes these proteins:
- the UBE3D gene encoding E3 ubiquitin-protein ligase E3D isoform X2, producing the protein MAAALLEIRRGTRSALLVIREVNLRSLPVDISITSASLEVRSREACVAVTLPAEVRVAPSSCRGLRCLPGDGLHLRLQVQVGSDTKLISALSESLKPQKSYVFYCQSCGDIIKEGKFLRVLPLPSESWSALVDEWCCHPNPFIKSTLHPQKDDCFLGDTFFLLNSGNELHVPGSPLCSSETGHHTSQSGSTSKSKENTRVICKRCKTMLGETVSSETTKYYVTEVIIRPSEENFSTISRSQFVQSMIAQCLVEFSSAKSTFRFSIKGDDGKVYVLVWLLNSDTLLVESLESSSSHSVFTLFGDTLRPDSGPVGTWNAVKVLYQPCLKSRNKDFVENRRIVHGGIFHAWRKPDASHSG; encoded by the exons atggcggcggcgctgctggAGATCCGGCGGGGGACGCGGAGCGCCCTGCTGGTTATCCG gGAAGTAAATCTCAGGAGTTTGCCGGTGGATATCTCAATAACATCGGCCTCGCTAGAAGTGCGTAGCAGAGAGGCCTGCGTGGCAGTGACGCTCCCGGCTGAGGTCCGGGTTGCCCCATCCTCCTGCCGCGGGCTGCGGTGCCTTCCTGGCGATGGGCTGCACCTGAGGCTGCAGGTGCAGGTGGGCTCGGACACGA AATTGATTTCTGCTTTGAGTGAAAGCCTGAAACCCCAGAAGAGTTACGTCTTTTACTGTCAGTCCTGTGGTGACATAATAAAAGAAGG GAAATTTCTCAGAGTTCTTCCTCTACCAAGTGAAAGCTGGAGTGCTTTAGTTGATGAATGGTGTTGCCATCCTAACCCCTTTATCAAAAGCACGTTGCACCCTCAGAAAGACGACTGTTTTCTTGgagacactttttttctcttgaattcaGGAAATGAGTTACATGTGCCAGGGTCTCCCTTGTGCTCTTCAGAGACTGGACATCATACTTCTCAGAGCGGCTCCACCTCg aaatcaaaggaaaatacCAGAGTAATTTGCAAGCGCTGCAAGACAATGCTCGGAGAGACAGTATCATCAG AGACCACTAAGTATTATGTTACTGAAGTGATTATTCGACCATCTGAGGAAAATTTCAGCACGATATCAAg ATCTCAGTTTGTACAGAGCATGATAGCTCAATGTCTTGTGGAATTTTCCTCTGCTAAAAGCACGTTTAGGTTCAGCATAAAAGGAGATGATGGAAAAGTCTATGTTTTG GTATGgcttttaaattctgacacACTGCTGGTGGAATCCTTAGAAAGTTCGTCCTCCCACAGTGTTTTTACACTGTTTGGAGATACTTTGAGACCTGATTCTGGACCAGTGGGAACTTGGAATGCTGTCAAGGTTCTTTACCAGCCATGCCTTAAAAGCAGGAATAAGGA
- the UBE3D gene encoding E3 ubiquitin-protein ligase E3D isoform X3, translating into MAAALLEIRRGTRSALLVIREVNLRSLPVDISITSASLEVRSREACVAVTLPAEVRVAPSSCRGLRCLPGDGLHLRLQVQVGSDTKLISALSESLKPQKSYVFYCQSCGDIIKEGKFLRVLPLPSESWSALVDEWCCHPNPFIKSTLHPQKDDCFLGDTFFLLNSGNELHVPGSPLCSSETGHHTSQSGSTSKSKENTRVICKRCKTMLGETVSSETTKYYVTEVIIRPSEENFSTISRSQFVQSMIAQCLVEFSSAKSTFRFSIKGDDGKVYVLVWLLNSDTLLVESLESSSSHSVFTLFGDTLRPDSGPVGTWNAVKVLYQPCLKSRNKDGTEQILLLRNSP; encoded by the exons atggcggcggcgctgctggAGATCCGGCGGGGGACGCGGAGCGCCCTGCTGGTTATCCG gGAAGTAAATCTCAGGAGTTTGCCGGTGGATATCTCAATAACATCGGCCTCGCTAGAAGTGCGTAGCAGAGAGGCCTGCGTGGCAGTGACGCTCCCGGCTGAGGTCCGGGTTGCCCCATCCTCCTGCCGCGGGCTGCGGTGCCTTCCTGGCGATGGGCTGCACCTGAGGCTGCAGGTGCAGGTGGGCTCGGACACGA AATTGATTTCTGCTTTGAGTGAAAGCCTGAAACCCCAGAAGAGTTACGTCTTTTACTGTCAGTCCTGTGGTGACATAATAAAAGAAGG GAAATTTCTCAGAGTTCTTCCTCTACCAAGTGAAAGCTGGAGTGCTTTAGTTGATGAATGGTGTTGCCATCCTAACCCCTTTATCAAAAGCACGTTGCACCCTCAGAAAGACGACTGTTTTCTTGgagacactttttttctcttgaattcaGGAAATGAGTTACATGTGCCAGGGTCTCCCTTGTGCTCTTCAGAGACTGGACATCATACTTCTCAGAGCGGCTCCACCTCg aaatcaaaggaaaatacCAGAGTAATTTGCAAGCGCTGCAAGACAATGCTCGGAGAGACAGTATCATCAG AGACCACTAAGTATTATGTTACTGAAGTGATTATTCGACCATCTGAGGAAAATTTCAGCACGATATCAAg ATCTCAGTTTGTACAGAGCATGATAGCTCAATGTCTTGTGGAATTTTCCTCTGCTAAAAGCACGTTTAGGTTCAGCATAAAAGGAGATGATGGAAAAGTCTATGTTTTG GTATGgcttttaaattctgacacACTGCTGGTGGAATCCTTAGAAAGTTCGTCCTCCCACAGTGTTTTTACACTGTTTGGAGATACTTTGAGACCTGATTCTGGACCAGTGGGAACTTGGAATGCTGTCAAGGTTCTTTACCAGCCATGCCTTAAAAGCAGGAATAAGGA